The DNA sequence tccaaaaaatcattcaaaaaaattatccaaCACCTTTGTTCCCTTGTCCTTACCTGTCATGCATCTTAAAAGCATGACTATTTTTACTTTTGAGTTTGATTATTCAGTAGTTTTGTTAGCAACAGTTTGACTCTCTGAACAAATGATCTgttaggggaaaaaaagaaaacattgaaagtcaAGCAGCGACTTTGGAGGAGGTTCCACTTGTACTGGCGGAGGAGGGAGAAGAACCACAGAAAGGGTAACGCCGGGAGCTCTGGAGAGGCTGCACATGTAGTAGCATGCACCACCAGGATCTGGGCTCCTCAATGGGAATGCCACGCCCCCAGTTGCAAGACCTCTGTTACCCAATAAATACTTTTACGCAGCGTCAAGCCACACACCTCAAGATTTTTATCCACTGAtaagttttattatcatttttcttACAGTTCCTTGCAGCGTCAGTGTGCTTGTTGTGCATTATTGCGTGGCAACCGGAATAAACAATGTGTCATTTTGTCGCCCGACTCGTTTTTTTATGTGCTCGGCCAACAAAGGGCATAAAGTTGTAAAGGTTGCAGTTCCTGGGAGGTTGTTACGTGCAACATCTTATCCTGCAACATAGTCTTGAACGGTACATCCAGCAACACAAGCAAAAAGAAGCAGCGGTAAGTCTGCCTGAGGAAGGTGCCTGGGCCTTGTAAGCATCGTGTATCCGCGGGATGTTGCTTTTagggaactaccgtattttccggattatagagcgcaccagtatataagccgcacccactaagttctcgaagaaaaaatgttttaccgtatattagccgcactggactataaaccgcagatatatatgttgtgaaattaatatttacacagaaatattctgtacatgtttatttacataccttaattgtttccaaacggtgcctgtaacactgcTGATCAAACACAACATAAGTCATTGCCACGGACCCACtacctgcggaagctagctctccaatcagctaaatagactcaaaaactccacggtgacattttggtgaatttactaatgAATttctgaaactgaaacaatacaaaataattccattgtgagttaataataccaacagaCACTTGTTAAGATGTTTGCATATTGgccaatgctaacgacgctagcatgattacattacgataggatgtacaaatatgcatgaaaactctcCTATATGGGACAATTAAGTATGAATTGCTTTAGTTACattgtgaaacttacaaacgttgcttggagtgacgaatgaagaatcctttcgagcagaaacgctatggttGGTTTTCACTTGcagttcaaggcattaaaacaggaagtacatttgcaACCTGCAGTGAGCCAACTCATCCTAAAGATGGTGCCAAAGCACATACAATACCACACCTTTTCAGTATTTCTGCTTGTTTTTCATGAAAacgattgaacacaaaacattatttcTGTCAGCGAAGATAAATCCATAAATTATACGCACCACttcaaagcgtggggaaaaaTTAGTCGGCTTATAGTCCCGGTGTGTCTGCTTGTGTTCGTTGAAAACTATTGAGCGCAAAACACTATGgccattagcaaaaaaaaaaatccataaattagcggcCCCGTTTTATAAGATGCaggaagcgtaggaaaaaagtagttggCCTGTAGTTAATTTACGGTAATCATAGtcagattatttttgttgttgtttttgctcgCCTAGCACATCTTTATAGCTGCTAAGGGGTTTTCTGGGGATGTTCAGGACATGTGTTGTCTGGTCCATCTTTGCCAATGTTTGTGTTTGAGCTGTGAGAACTGAAACTTCAGCTTATCTGCTCTGTTAAAAAGAACCAGAACAGAGAAGGCACCAAGAAGAGCGCGGGGGTGGAAAAAACCCCATTAACTCCTCACTGGGCCGAACACGAAAAGAATGCCGACCCACTAGAAACTGAGACACAAGGAGTTGCATGAATCGGTTTACCTGTCAAGCACAGATTCCAAAAAAGGGTGTGTCCCAAAACCGCGGAGCTAGTTCTACACAAGGAGGATGTTAGGGTTCTGCAGCCAACATGTTGAGTTACTCACACCACGTCGGGTCGTTTTGAACGGCAAATTGGCAACGCGCGATAAATCTCATCTCGGGTAAAAATGGCAAGAACTCCTTTGTTGGTTGTCGGCAGCAACCGGGGGGACGTCGAGGTCAGCGGCGCGGAAAAACCTCGGCTGCCGTGTCGCTCCCAATGACAAGCGCACACGTGTGCAGACAACTTAGAAAAAGGCACTAGCTGTTACGCACACGTTCCGTTTTGCGGCGAATCATTTTGTGGGGCGGCACCTTCCTCAGAGAGACAGAACGTTAGCGAGGAAAGGTCGCTGCCCGCCCTCACTCAACAATATTGCATTCTAACATGGCTGCCTGGTGacgaatacaaaagaaaacatgcGTGTGTTTAAAGAAAAGCAAAATCAACGAGGAATTGATAACATCCATTTCTAATATGGACAAAGTCCGTTTCCTGTATGTTTGCATACAATCGGCCTGCCTGACTCTTATTGTGAAATGCAGCACACAGTACAAAGATGCCGTTCGATAAAAAGGCCAGTCTGTTTTctcacggtgtgtgtgtgtgtgtgtgcatgtgtgtgtgtgtgtgtgagtggacgGATGGCTCACAACAGCGCGCAGGCGCTTCTCTTCTTgcgcttgcggacctgcagcgccgccctggtggccATCTCGAACACCTCCCGCACGCCATCTTTGGTCTTGGCCGAGCACTCCAGGTAGCCGAAGGCGTTGATCCTGGTGGCCATTTCTCGGCCTTCTTCCGTCTTCACCGGCTCCTGCGTGTCGAGACAAAAAGAGGTTAGCGAGTCTAACgagtgacaaagaaacagatgacAAACTGAACTATGGAAGAAAAAATATAGAAAGTGTAAATTCCGGGCTTTAAGCCACTTCTTTTTTCCTCCGCTTTATAACTCTGACACAGTGACCATCGACTTCTTGGTCACCTTCTAGACTAGGACCCTTGTTCCTGGTCGaccgtggttcttaacctgggttcgatggaaccctaggggttcggtgagtcggcctcaggggttcggcggaggtcaagacacacccgactcatcgtgtaaatacaaacttctcccaatcgacgtattacggatacggcaacagctgactggcttgcaggtgtgtcatttgttgtgagttcatgcactgtgttggttttgttgtttgaacaaggtgatgttcatgcacgcttcattttgtgcaccagtaaaaaaaacatggtaacactttagtatggggaacattttattagttgcttattaacatgcaaattagtaacatattggctcttaactagtcattattaagtacttattaattccttattcggcatggccttattataaccctaaccctttaaccctggccctaaccctaaccaaataactctaaattaggtctttattacttagaatatgttcccctagtgtccaaataactctaaatgaagtctttgttacttagaatatgttccccatactaaagtgttactaaaaacatataccgtatttttcggagtataagtcgcacctgccgaaaatgcataataaagaaggaaaaaaacatatataagtcgcactggagtataattcgcattttttggggaaatgtatttgataaaagccaacacgtagaatagacatttgaaaggcaattttaaataaataaggaatagtgaacaacaggctgaataagtgtacgttatatgaggcataaataaccaactgagaaggtgcctggtatgttaacgtaacatattatggtaagagtcattcaaataactataacatatagaacatgctatacgtttaccaaacaatctgtcactcctaatcgctaaatcccaggaaatcttatacgtctagtctcttacgtgaatgagctaaataatattatttgatattttacgctaatgtgttaatcatttcacacctacactaccgttcaaaagtttggggtcacccaaacaattttgtggaatagccttcatttctaagaacaagaatagaccgtcgagtttcagatgaaagttctctttttctggccatttggagcgtttaattgaccccacaaatgtgatgctccagaaactcaatctgctcaaaggaaggtcagttttgtagcttctgtaacgagctaaactgttttcagatgtgtgaacatgattgcacaagggttttctaatcatcaattagccttctgagccaatgagcaaacacattgtaccattagaacactggagtgatagttgctggaaatgggcctccatacacctatgtagatattgcaccaaaaagcagacatttgcagctagaatagtcatttaccacattagcaatgtatagagtgtatttctttcaagttaagactagtttaaagttatcttcattgaaaagtacagtacttttccttcaaaaataaggacatttcaatgtgaccccaaacttttgaacggtagtgtaagtcgctcctgagtataagtctatgaaaaaaactgcgtcttatagtccgaaaaatacggtaattaaaatgATCTGATTAAAGTTGTTTGACATCACTGGTAAAAAGTGAGTAAAAGGTACACAACAGCACTTCTTGGAGACGCACACACTGACGAGACAGGCGTGGACAAACACTACTCATTAGTATTAAAACTACAGACACAAAAAGCACTACGTTCCGAGTATGGCTTACTAAATTCTAGCATCAAGCCTTGATTTTGGACAACAAACTTCCATTACACTCTTGTGGGACCTATTTCAAATTGTatgaaaataaatactgtaatattggACCTTTAACTTTGCAGATGATCTCATGATATTGGGTCTCAAAAGTGTGCATGCTGTTGACCTTTCTCGAGCCAGTGTACCTGCTTCATCTTGGCCAGCTCTCTCCGCGTGTGATCGTCGTTCCTCAGGTCTTTCTTGTTCCCCACCAGGATGATGGGAACGTTGGGACAGAAGTGCTTCACCTCAGGCGTCCACTTCTCTGGAATGTTTTCTGTCCCGAGAAAGTGAGAGCATGCAAGATGAAATACTCAGGCGGGACAACTATAAAAGGGGACAGAGTCACTTCTCATGATGGATTGTTCTGCAGCTTGCTGAAGGCAagggttagttgttttttttagctccaCTAATCTTTGGCTGCTATGTATAAAATAACCACTTAATTTGTCaaagtcattttttaaatgtactatTTGGGTAAGGCAAAACATACCTAAACTGTCTGGGCTATCAATGGAAAAGCACATTAAGATGACGTCAGTGTCCGGGTAGGAGAGAGGCCTCAACCTGTCGTAGTCCTCTTGGCCTGCAGTATCCCACAATGCCAACTCCACCTGcggagggaaaaaaacaacaaataaaatgaAGTATTTGCTAGTTTTCCCGCTCAATTGTTGCAAAAAGTCATGAGTGCGGTAAATAACCGTCATTTGACTGACAGCCttgttcgccaatcagaattgttgagtctCGCTTTTAGGAGGTAgacatagggatgatactcgaaaccggttttcccggttgttcgataagaaaagaaccgagtcctcggacgtcacgtagctcagtcattaggcacagatagcgaaagcaggaaaaacaatggaccggaaaaagcgctccaaggtgtaataaaagttcaaaacaaaaggtataatccaatgaataactttactgagagatttgagcagggtacaaacacatgatgaacacttttacgaccaaccggaaacatagcaaccaggggccgtacttatcaagcttcttagagtgccattttacacttaagtcctgagaatttgcgaaatgtagtcctactctcaaacttaagaataaaagctttttatcaacgttcttaagtctaagaatcactcctactctccacgatatttaagagaccttcagaggtgtcttaagtggttaggagttgccagcaggggatggcactgaggcgagagagacgtgcgcgaacgttcagggaacggaacaatgtttggttttttttgatgacgagcagctgatcaaacggtatcgtttagacagagcggatattatttttgtcacagatttaatacttttcgattccttgttgatttctgcatgtgtctgcagtgggctagtatatatagagccacccacaccagtttcaaattagttgcctaattaatgaattggaaagaaaatgttatgacagtagcgtatgtgtgtggccgtgaggtgagtgacgttagtgagtgtgtgggcgagagaagagagggagcggtagcgtgagtgccggcggggactagtttgttttgtattattttgtaatttattgtcaaaatatacactcccattgtccacttaaatatttccaagatatttctttattcttagacaacggattcccttccgtgattggtcatttctatggacacagaaatgacgtcacctaaaattccgtttacggcacatagtaatgtcgtaattcagctctgagtgtgacacttacgaTTCAGTCCTaaacttcgctgaaagtgtgagtaagacgcttgataactaacttttaagtgcagctttcagcgaagaatttatttactcttaagtcaactcttagcagacttcttaggagtaattctaagaagcttgataagtacggccccaggctagcaacgcacatcctttacggcagctgtcgcaacgttcttaaagcaaccgcagcacatacatatatatacaacacatctcccttttttaacttttgtttttctttccttgtaaacgttacaaaatcacactgtatatgtgttgtctgtctaattataaataatgcagacgaggcgtgttggctgagttcttgacgtttactgtCACAGCGTGTTCAtgacctcattcttagctgccggcgtgacgacatgcaacaacacttttcggggctaccgcgcatgctcgtcactcccgttgcatgctgggtagtgtagttgttatattccctagcctagctcataacatcacatctttccccctataaagaaataatgttaactcaataaagtgtatttcttttttttagctttaacttttcattttttagcattgtaaccacatttgcaaacaacctttctcttcatagaattttctttcaataaagaaataaagtgcaaaaatgtcaaagcatcataacaaacagttatgtcaaatagcagcagaattgcactttttggagagctgtattattttcagttttgtgcccaagggacggattttatttaacactatattattatttatacacctatagtgatcacagagacagcttgtttttgtgttactgtatatatttgtttttctgaaaaatcccacttaatatactttgggtaacaacagtcaatgtttatttattttttttattttttttaggggggtaacagtcaatatttatttatttattagattaaatttttttcttatataataaaagtgagcttttgttaaaccaaatgtgtgtttttttccatatacaacaacctatctggactcgataagagaattgataaggaatcggttcgataagaggattcgataataggctcgaactcgataatttcttatcaaacatcatccctaggtagacaggtctttattgtcattgcacaagtacaacaaacccattcaagattagacaaacaaacagtgtacagggttacagaacagtaacgctgatgggtcaccacTTGGCGGCCCGTAAAAGATaacaaaaaggtaaacgctgggggaggatgagtaaaaaaatacaatctagactgggctcctaagggggccgaGTCTGGAGTGGAGAAAAAAcctccataataataataataatacattttatttataaggcgcctttctaggcattcaaggacaccgtacaaaatcaaaacaataaaatcaaattggataaaaacaacaatgatAACAACAACAtagatagagaagaaaagatgattacaatgaataagcagtcaggaatatgtgtgttttgagtcttgatttgaagagggatattgagtctaaattacgaaggtctggtggcaaagagttccaaagatgtgggcagagcggctgaaagctcgggcacccatggtggacagtttaaacaAAGCGACAgtcagatggatggatgaagaggatcttagggaaagcgagggcgtggcgacatggatcaggtcagagagataagATGGAGAaaggttatggatggctttgaaagtgaggagaattattttaaagtggatacgatgtagcaaagcacatatacatattacaacatctcgagatatctagcaacagaggggagggagtgggggccacggtggcaggctgcagctcttcaggcactgcccagccgtccatcacccttaagagatttgcgtcaagggcgttggatggggcgtggggtatgtgtgtgtggcgtatatttttgtggatgcatgtgtgtgtgtaagcctgccacgTGTCGCTATACCGCAGTCTTGGTGTCGTGCAGCTGctagtccatacttgccaaccctcccgttattagcgggagaatcccgttattcagcgcctctcccgacaacatcccggcagagattttctcccgacaaactcccggtattcagccggagctggaggccacgccctctccagctcaatgcggacctgagactgagtggggacagcctattctcacgtccgctttcccacaatataaatacgcttgcaagttccaaaacgaatggaaacaagaatttcagttcatccagggcagttggaaggggaaggtgtatgttgcctgtaaatatgtagaacagacttctccattggacacggtggccgaaatgatttctcagtcatgaacagagaagttaaacaggacaatactgccatctaatggatagataattcaagtatttattttatgtaaataaaataaatatatatatatatagctagaattcactgaaagtcaagtatttcatacatatatatatatacatatatatatatatgtatatatatatatacatatatatatatacatatatatatatatacatatatatatacatatatatatatatatatatatatacatacatacatacatacatacatacatatatatatatatatatatatatatgtatgtatacatacatatatgtatacatatatatatatatgagccagTGACCTCCAGGAAAGGCTGGATGACGTCCACgaaaagagtggtgacaactggagagacagtggaCAGCCCGGAGAGACGGCAACCGGGGTAGGGAAGGCCAGCCCCCTGACCTACAGCTCCCGCGAGGGGGCACCCAAATCTTGCTACGAAGAaccctacaggaaaatacccccagggatgcccgagagggggggaggatgagcATCCCAACAGGACGGATTTAATGGTTATGACCCAAGCAAATGGACAACGGATTACGAGCGCAGTCTGCATATGTGGCAAGGTCTGCAAGAACTCGAGAGGTCTGAAGATCCACCAGACTAAGATGGCCTGCCTTGGGAGGGAACAAGTGAAGCGACGCTCAGAAACGGCAGCAGATGCAACAGTTCCTGTTGTGCCTGCTGCTGAACCTGGTCAGACGGAGGAGGAGCCAGGTCCGGAGTCTCCCCACAGTACCCGGAACCTCCAAGCAACACGTTTCCCCCCACCAAGCAGAAAATCGGAACACCGCCGGGTAAAGTGGCCTGTCGCTAACAGCAAGGAGTGGACCAAGCTGGATGAGGACGTAGATGAAGCCCTGGAATCCATTTCGAAGGGTGACGCTGACCAGAAACTTCAAACCATGTGCTCCCTCATAATGAGCATAGGAGGTGAGCGTTTTGGAGTGGAACAGAAGCAAGGAGCAGCTAGAAACCCAGCAAAACTCAATCGGCGCGAAGTCAAGATAAGCGAGTTGAGGCAAGAACTCAAATCCTTAAGACGTCAGTTTAAGGCAGCCAAGGAAGAGGAGAGAACTCCTCTGTCAGAACTCACTAACATCGTAAGAAAGAAGCTCATCACGTTGAGGAGGGCCGAATGGCACCGAA is a window from the Entelurus aequoreus isolate RoL-2023_Sb linkage group LG26, RoL_Eaeq_v1.1, whole genome shotgun sequence genome containing:
- the LOC133643470 gene encoding rho-related GTP-binding protein RhoA-D-like; amino-acid sequence: MAAIRKKLVIVGDGACGKTCLLIVFSKDQFPEVYVPTVFENYIADIEVDGKQVELALWDTAGQEDYDRLRPLSYPDTDVILMCFSIDSPDSLENIPEKWTPEVKHFCPNVPIILVGNKKDLRNDDHTRRELAKMKQEPVKTEEGREMATRINAFGYLECSAKTKDGVREVFEMATRAALQVRKRKKRSACALL